In the Urocitellus parryii isolate mUroPar1 chromosome 1, mUroPar1.hap1, whole genome shotgun sequence genome, gaagttcccgaggactcccagagAAATTCAGCTGACTCTTatagaaacagaagtcagtttgacttgcttcatcttaaacacttagcaaagacagtcaaagccaaaacatAGCTGTTCctgtgcattttaaataataataatagttaaatgtaacttccatagATAAGTAAACtataactatcaaaaggaactgccagaATAGTTCttagtttaaggcccacagatatttctgacctacacaggtaggcttggtgtttgctagtatggttatccagccctaagtaacagaattagatttctctattagacacaggtcatactagtaaaaggattttgcaagatcagataatattaaattattaaactgtgtcctaaggggaaggacatctgtaaccctaaaagttaaatgatatGTTTACAATCCTGGTAACTGGAGGGAACTTATGTACAGTGACACGTTCCAGGTGCTGCAACacttattcagtactcatggtttttgtttctctcatagaggtacccatccccagatgacaacctgtttttccccaaCCAGACCTCAAATGGAACTGAAAAGGGAACTCATGTCCCCCCATGTCGTCGTTCCCCCTGTCATCGAGCCCCCTCATGTTCGAcaccccttttcagcctgaagcagCCAGAACGAGCCATCGCCCCTTTTCACTCCTTCTCCTTACGgcaataaagtttctaaaattaggGTAAACAAAGCCAGAATAGATAAGTAAATCAGGTCAGgttggatctaggaggccaattttaagtaagtttgaaaagttaaaaactgTCCCCTGAGGATTACTGTTTACCAAGATGTAGAGTCTGCCCAAATAGGCCCACGACTGAGGGAACcatgattggttcccaagtttccagacaaaggggggaatgaaagaccccagcccaacaacctcaggcctagttgcaaaaccaccaagGTATGTCACAAACCTatgcaggcaccagaggtatttttcagataattagttaggtgtaaccggttgggaaaggacaaaggaccaggtccctaggcatgcctgaatgagcaggaacaggaggaccagagtgcaaatatgtagcttttatgtggttcttttttagtaacatacagtgaaaaacaactttgccctttaggtaatctatatgctgggtttaaaattaaccaataagaaacctattgtttcccccgcgcgaaaactgcccctttaccctataaaaatctctgtatccccaagcccggtgtgccagctcaccaaagctccggctgaggttctgctgggcacccgcaggcgcctgtgtcccccaataaatccctcttgctttttgcagccagtgttttgtgtgattctccttggacagggaaacggggggggggggtcttttcagcactaccatgcctggctacagggatttctttttagaaatatagtTTCTCTTTAGCATTTCATTGCATGTAACCCTGCACTTAGGTTGCCCTCCCTAGTTTTGGAGAAGATTAGGATTGCTACTGCGGGAagtcaaaaaattaagaatattgacATGTGGAATCATATTGTGAATGCACAGCAAGATTTATCAAGAGTTAGGCTTGGCTAACATATTCACCAAGGTTAAAAGCAAGTGGTAGAATTTAAGGTTTGAAGAAAGGAGATATCACGAAAATGGGAACTTTTCCCACTTTAATTCTTTTTGGTTCCATGAAAAGAAAGAGCATGGGCAaatgtgagggttagggttagggatctcATTTCACCTCTTGCCCTGATGAGCTGAAGAATTCCCCAAATGTATAGACAAATTAAGTGCTCAGAATTCTGACCAACCAAAATCCTAAAGGCTGGAATTTTAGGCTATAGAGAGAGGGAATTGAGTGATTAAAGAAAATTGGAGGGGGGGGGGCACTTCCAGACTATTTGCACCATCCTTGCTAGtgtagaaaacctggaatgaagTATCTCAGGCTAGATAcatatcttcaaagaaaaaagaccCATAGAGGAAAACTAAATTCCATAGTTGTGAGGATCTTTAAGAGTTGGACATCTACATCATTCTTTTTAGCATCGCCCCAAATTTCCAACACCAGACACCACACTAGAGTGCAGAAACAGGGTATTTGGTAGTCCTAAGGAAGCATTTCAGAAGATTTTACTATGTGTGGGCCCCAGCACCAAATGTTGCATTTATTAGAAGGTAGGCAGATCCTTTTGAGTCATCCTCTCTGCCCCAAGGACCAGAGTTTATAAACCAACAACCAACTAGAGACAAATTAAGTCCAAAGTATTTCTGATTCCATTTTAAAGACAAATCAAAACAAGCTGTCCATTTGGTAAGGACGACTCTGAACTTGGgacaaacaagaaaaacaactAATAAGCCCCATAAGTTAAATGACCCTTCCATAGACCTGTCTGAAAGTCAGATCCAGGCGACGTTCTCACGTGACCGGTTCTAATCACGTCACAGGGACACGTGGTTCTAGATACTTCGTCCCCTCCCCCTCAGGGGTGGATTGTTGACAACGCCGCCGGGAGTCACGTGATCTTACGTCATCCCACCTCCTTTCCCTGAAATCTCTGGCCCCGGATGCGTCCCTCTCCCCATCCCGCCGAACCTAAACTAGtggcgggggagggggaagacagtAATGTTTCCATTGCGGTGTCTCTTAGTCCACATTCTTTAGTCTGAGCGCGGAGAACACAACTTCTTGTTAAGTTCAGATGGCCAAAATGGAAACGGTCCTAGTCAAGAGGCTCCCCTAACGGGCCCCCCACACGCCCCGCCCCCTTCTCCCCCACTCCTTGCTCTGTGGTACCGGCGGAGGGCGGAGGGATCTGGAGGCGGCGGAGGGAGACGTCATTGCAGGGTTGTTTGTGCAGTCTCGGCCGCGGCGGTGGTGACCCACAGTGATTCGGCCGCTGcgccggggggtgggggggctgcgCGGGACTCTTTTCTTTCAGACTGACCATGGGGCAGCTGGGGAGCATGTCCACCCCGGCCCGGAGGAGGCTCATGCGGGATTTCAAGCGGTAAGGGCCTTCTGCTTCGCAGAGATGACCCCCAAAGCTGCGGGTCTGCAGGGCGGGGATCCCGGACATTTTCCCCTTATAACCCTAAGGGGACCACCAGTGGGCCCAGGGGGACCGACGGAAGCCCAGTCGTAGTCTCGGCTCCCACTTCGTCATCCTTGTTGCTCACTATGGCAGGGTAAAGATATCGGTACTACTACTCTTCACCCCCtccttaaaaaaaagtaaaaaggaggcGATCAGCTTGCCTAGGGGTCTCTACTGTCCAGTTAGATCAGATGCCCGACGTCTCTCCCAAGCGCTCAAACCATGTCTCTCACCCCTGCACTCTGTAgcgccccctccctgcccctgaaAGTGAGCTCTTGCAGGCCGCCTGGGCCTCGCCTGCTGCAGTCAGCTTTGTTTCAAGGCCTCTGGTCTCCTCCTCTTTGGAACAGTATTGGGGCGACCCCCATCCCCCCGCGCTTTCTCGGTCTTCAGTGAGGGTGGGGTATACTGTGAGAGGTCCGAAGGTGATTAACCCAACCCACGAAACCCTACTCTACCCCCGCCCTCTTGAAAGGACCTTGAGAGCTGGCCTGGAGACACGGGCCTCGGGCTGCCAGTGCTTTCTGGAACTCGGCTCTGGCTGGTGAATAAAGCCCTATCTATAGCCTCCCGTCTGGAAAAATGCCTTCCGCTAACCTGATACTCCTGGGTCTTCTTTTGTAAAGTAAGGTTTTGTTAGGCGGTGTGGGGGTTAAAGGAGgaagtaacttttttttcagtttacctTCTGTTTAATATTTACGAGTACAGAAACAAAATGGTTCAGAAATTTAGCgttaaggtttgtttttttttttttttggctggggataTTAACCCTGGTTgagataaatataaaacttagatTTGCCGCTCAGAAAGTAATCTCTTAACTTCGCCATTATTTTGTGTGGCTTTTGGAAGCCATTGTTTTGGGCCTTGGCTAACAGGCATTTAATTCATTCGTGGCTTCTTTTAACCACTTAAGTTTAGGCCTCAAGCCGTAGTTTCCTCCAAAGCTTCTGTTCATCGTAGGTTAATATACCTGAGGTTGACAAAACAGTACCATTTTTGTTTAGACTAATTGCAAAGTATTTTGCCAGGTGAAAAtggctatatatatttatataataggtTTTTTGTTGAGGTTTTTAAATGGTGAAAAAAATCGTCTTGAAATCAATAGGTTTGATTAACTCCCATGACTGAAATTCAGATAAAACTTCCAGTTTATGTCCACATTCTCTTGTTCATTATTGCAATTCTTTGCTTAATTCTGAGTTGAACGCCTGGCACCTCTGGTAGTTTTCCAAGGGTCTTCAGGTTACAAGAATTTGACTGTGACGACTGTTGGAAGCTTTGTCTTGAATCTCCTGGTCTGAGAGGTTGATTTGGCATTAGTGCAGAGCCTTTAAAATAGAGACCCCTGGAATACCTGAAACTTCTGATTACTTTTAAAAGCCATTGTTGTGGGAACTAAAGGAGATGAAGTAAAATTCCTATCTAAAACAGTTTTCTAATTAAATTGAATGTGTTTTTAGTCATTAGGGTATACACAAAGGTTTgcgtgccttttttttttttttttttttttttggtagcagttTGCACCAGCAGCTGTGATTAGGACACACAGTCGTTGCATATTGATGGTTccgtaaaaatattttttgctattGAGGTTTTAAATAGCTATTTTTTGGTTCAAGGGGACAGTCATACTGAACACATCAATTCttgaagagaaaataatcttaatctttttatttgaagAGACATGTTCCTGAAGCGCTTCAAGTTTACAGATAATTTGAAGagttatttaataaatgtgtatACTTGGTTGATATAATTCTTATGGTTTGTTCCTGTTCAGCACCATAACAAGGAAATGGATTTAGTTTAGTGTCTCAAAATTACTGGTATAGAGTTAGTAGGTGTTCCGCTTGGCCTCCTTGGTGACCTCAGTgttcaactttgaaaattatcaCCCTGGATTTCTAGATTGCAAGAGGACCCACCTGTGGGTGTCAGTGGTGCACCATCTGAAAACAACATCATGCAGTGGAATGCAGTTATATTTGGGTGAGTTGAAAGATTTACCAAATAAGAGGTGTGTGATGAGTCTTTAAGAAAagtgaatatgtaacaattatCTAGGAAAGGAGATTGACGTATAATCAGGGACCTTAATAAGAGCTGAAACTGCAATATAAATTgggaaaaattttactttttattcattttgagataCTGAATACTGAGTCCTGGGCCTAG is a window encoding:
- the LOC113190703 gene encoding ubiquitin-conjugating enzyme E2 B-like isoform X7 gives rise to the protein MGQLGSMSTPARRRLMRDFKRLQEDPPVGVSGAPSENNIMQWNAVIFGPEGTPFEDGTFKLVIEFSEEYPNKPPTVRFLSKMFHPNGSL
- the LOC113190703 gene encoding ubiquitin-conjugating enzyme E2 B-like isoform X5, which produces MGQLGSMSTPARRRLMRDFKRLQEDPPVGVSGAPSENNIMQWNAVIFGPEGTPFEDGTFKLVIEFSEEYPNKPPTVRFLSKMFHPNEFLIVIILI
- the LOC113190703 gene encoding ubiquitin-conjugating enzyme E2 B-like isoform X8, whose product is MGQLGSMSTPARRRLMRDFKRLQEDPPVGVSGAPSENNIMQWNAVIFGPEGTPFEDGTFKLVIEFSEEYPNKPPTVRFLSKMFHPNGT
- the LOC113190703 gene encoding ubiquitin-conjugating enzyme E2 B-like isoform X6, which produces MGQLGSMSTPARRRLMRDFKRLQEDPPVGVSGAPSENNIMQWNAVIFGPEGTPFEDGTFKLVIEFSEEYPNKPPTVRFLSKMFHPNGTE